A stretch of Rickettsia rickettsii DNA encodes these proteins:
- a CDS encoding 23S rRNA (adenine(2030)-N(6))-methyltransferase RlmJ, translating to MNYRHIYHAGNFADIVKHLVLISILEQLKKKEKPFVVLDAFTGPGLYDLNSEAASKTLESDTGINKLLQATDPIPQLLQTFLNIINIAGKSHYPGSPFIIKQLLRPNDRLIACELHPSDYLSLKKLLPNDTHNIDAYNAIKALLPFKENRGLIFLDPPFEVKNEFQKLLEALKKIKLRVLNNTVLIWYPIKDLSLVRDFYHNYKNIGFKETMIIEYELLNSDKNMVKCGLMLINPPNIRGELEQLTEYLSGTLNLKFTYIYL from the coding sequence ATGAACTATCGTCATATTTATCATGCAGGCAATTTTGCCGATATAGTCAAACATTTAGTCCTAATTAGTATTTTAGAACAGCTCAAGAAAAAAGAAAAACCTTTTGTGGTTTTAGATGCTTTTACTGGGCCAGGTCTTTACGATTTAAACTCGGAGGCGGCGTCTAAAACTCTAGAAAGCGATACGGGAATTAATAAATTACTGCAAGCTACCGATCCTATTCCTCAGCTCTTACAAACTTTTTTAAATATAATAAATATAGCAGGCAAAAGTCACTACCCAGGTTCACCTTTTATAATTAAGCAATTATTAAGACCAAATGATCGCTTAATTGCCTGCGAACTTCATCCAAGCGATTATTTAAGTTTAAAAAAATTATTACCAAATGATACGCATAATATAGATGCTTATAATGCTATCAAAGCTTTGCTACCATTTAAAGAGAATAGAGGATTAATTTTTCTTGATCCGCCTTTTGAAGTAAAAAATGAGTTTCAAAAATTACTTGAAGCACTTAAAAAAATTAAGCTACGAGTTCTTAATAATACTGTCTTAATTTGGTATCCTATAAAAGATTTATCTTTAGTCCGTGATTTTTACCATAATTACAAAAATATCGGATTTAAAGAAACTATGATTATTGAATATGAGCTTTTAAATAGTGATAAAAATATGGTAAAGTGTGGGTTAATGTTAATTAACCCTCCAAATATTAGAGGAGAATTAGAGCAATTAACAGAATATTTAAGTGGCACTCTTAATTTGAAATTTACATACATTTATCTTTAA
- a CDS encoding M23 family metallopeptidase produces MSFKKYIFLLFIVFLVQGCSSIKKSSDTTLLATTSSQLKQKYKISHADLVVQYDLTNKNSKCIYAKNLGLIINNPKQNKIFLHKLHNKNPAEFNKAAEIKIANIKAVVTKLHSKYKFLSKPEASYFAKKQTHRNNISELTKLDKIISTIPLMMPEYEPKITSHYGTRTSPHKKKRKKKCFHSGIDLQAKKAAPIYAAASGIVIKAARAPDYGNFVEIKHGHKFVTKYAHLKEMSVKEGNKIKRGQFIGIQGSTGNATGEHLHFEILLDNKAINPFDFIFNYYKC; encoded by the coding sequence ATGTCTTTTAAAAAATATATCTTTTTACTGTTTATAGTTTTTCTTGTTCAAGGTTGTAGCAGTATTAAAAAATCTAGTGATACTACGTTACTTGCTACTACTTCATCTCAATTAAAACAAAAATATAAAATCAGCCATGCGGATTTAGTAGTACAGTATGATTTAACAAACAAAAATAGCAAATGTATATATGCAAAAAACTTAGGTCTAATAATTAATAACCCTAAACAAAATAAGATTTTTTTACACAAATTACATAATAAAAACCCAGCAGAATTTAATAAAGCAGCCGAAATAAAAATAGCTAATATAAAAGCAGTTGTAACAAAACTACATTCAAAATATAAGTTTCTCTCTAAACCGGAAGCTAGCTATTTTGCAAAAAAACAAACTCATAGGAATAATATCTCAGAATTAACCAAGCTTGATAAAATAATTAGTACAATACCACTTATGATGCCGGAATATGAGCCGAAAATTACTAGCCATTACGGAACTAGGACAAGTCCTCATAAAAAGAAAAGAAAAAAGAAATGTTTCCATAGCGGTATTGATTTACAAGCTAAAAAAGCAGCACCGATATATGCGGCAGCAAGCGGAATTGTTATAAAAGCCGCTAGAGCACCTGATTACGGGAATTTTGTTGAGATTAAACATGGACACAAATTTGTTACGAAATATGCTCATTTAAAAGAAATGTCAGTCAAGGAAGGAAATAAAATTAAGCGTGGTCAATTTATCGGTATACAAGGAAGCACTGGTAATGCAACGGGTGAACATTTGCATTTTGAAATTCTGTTAGATAATAAAGCAATCAATCCGTTTGACTTTATTTTTAACTACTATAAATGTTAA
- the lpxK gene encoding tetraacyldisaccharide 4'-kinase translates to MIKLLYPEFWQKRNIIAYLLLPISLIYQFLGYLRASLARPIMLPAKVICVGNCSVGGTGKTQIVMYLAKLLKARNVSFVIVTKAYGSNLKSATTIHQGHTALEVGDEGVILAKYGAVIATKNIKEIVPLINELKPDIIIVDDFLQNPYFHKDFTIVSVDSQRLFGNGFLIPAGPLRQYPNKALDAADLIFLVSSHQDKIPQILTPYVNKLINAQIVPSNNIDKTKNYFAFSGIGNPERFFATLKNYGLNITGYKIFPDHYNYLQADLENLYSLAKEHNAILVTTRKDHVKFNDLNNNIVCLDVELSINHPDLLNEKIFKKA, encoded by the coding sequence ATGATCAAACTTTTATATCCTGAATTTTGGCAGAAGCGAAATATTATAGCTTATTTGCTTTTGCCTATAAGCTTGATATATCAATTTTTAGGCTATTTACGAGCTAGTTTAGCACGTCCTATTATGTTGCCTGCTAAAGTTATTTGTGTCGGTAATTGTAGCGTAGGAGGTACGGGTAAGACGCAGATAGTAATGTATCTAGCCAAATTACTAAAAGCTAGAAATGTAAGTTTTGTAATAGTAACTAAGGCTTATGGTAGTAACCTTAAAAGTGCAACTACCATACATCAAGGACATACAGCATTAGAGGTAGGAGATGAGGGGGTAATACTTGCAAAGTACGGAGCAGTTATTGCTACTAAAAATATTAAAGAGATTGTGCCGTTAATTAACGAACTTAAACCTGATATAATAATAGTTGATGATTTCCTACAAAATCCTTATTTTCATAAAGACTTTACTATAGTCTCAGTAGATAGCCAAAGGCTTTTCGGCAACGGTTTTCTAATTCCTGCCGGTCCTTTAAGACAATATCCAAATAAAGCCCTTGATGCAGCTGATTTAATTTTTTTAGTCAGTAGCCACCAAGATAAAATACCGCAGATTTTAACTCCTTATGTCAATAAGTTAATAAATGCTCAAATAGTTCCTTCAAATAATATAGATAAAACTAAAAATTATTTTGCTTTTAGCGGTATCGGTAATCCTGAGCGTTTCTTTGCGACTTTAAAAAATTACGGATTAAATATAACCGGTTACAAAATTTTTCCTGATCATTATAATTATTTACAAGCAGATTTAGAAAATTTATATTCATTAGCTAAAGAGCATAATGCTATCTTAGTTACTACAAGAAAAGATCATGTTAAGTTTAATGATTTAAATAATAATATTGTCTGTCTAGATGTAGAATTATCTATAAACCATCCTGATTTATTAAATGAAAAAATTTTTAAAAAAGCTTAG
- the rhuM gene encoding RhuM family protein, producing the protein MVCANFVHTAADGKTYQVEYYNLDMIISVGYRVNSNRGIAFRKWATNLLKECLIKGYSINLHCFYERLHSKLYYDIIYNYCS; encoded by the coding sequence ATAGTATGTGCAAATTTTGTACATACTGCCGCTGATGGTAAAACATACCAAGTAGAATACTATAATTTAGATATGATAATATCAGTAGGATATAGGGTAAATTCTAATAGAGGGATCGCTTTCAGAAAATGGGCTACTAACTTACTTAAAGAATGTCTAATTAAAGGTTATAGTATTAATCTACACTGCTTTTACGAAAGATTGCACAGTAAATTATACTATGATATAATATATAATTACTGTAGCTAA